One window from the genome of Candidatus Zixiibacteriota bacterium encodes:
- a CDS encoding CoA-binding protein, translating into MSDLNRIEAFLNHKRLAMVGVSRDPRDFSRVVFRELLQRQYDVVPVNPAATSIEDRTCYALLQEIQPPVEAALILTPPEVTEDVVHECVAAGVKSIWLHRAVGAGAVSQNALSYCKEHHIEVVAGYCPLMFLPNTGFIHRVHRFFSKLSGRYPK; encoded by the coding sequence ATGAGTGACCTGAATCGGATTGAGGCATTCCTCAATCATAAGCGCTTGGCGATGGTCGGGGTGTCGCGTGACCCTCGCGATTTCTCTCGCGTCGTTTTCCGCGAACTCCTGCAACGCCAATACGACGTTGTCCCGGTCAACCCCGCTGCCACGAGCATCGAGGACCGTACCTGCTATGCACTGCTTCAGGAGATTCAGCCGCCGGTCGAGGCAGCGCTCATTCTGACCCCGCCGGAGGTCACCGAAGACGTTGTGCACGAATGTGTTGCCGCTGGCGTGAAGAGTATCTGGCTACACCGGGCAGTCGGCGCCGGCGCCGTTAGTCAGAATGCGTTGTCGTACTGCAAGGAACACCACATTGAGGTTGTGGCTGGCTACTGCCCATTGATGTTCCTGCCGAACACGGGGTTCATCCACCGCGTGCATCGGTTCTTTTCCAAGCTATCGGGACGTTATCCGAAGTAG
- a CDS encoding TIGR01777 family oxidoreductase, whose protein sequence is MRIAITGANGLIGAHLTQHFARSGHELTLILRQSISTIHHQSIWNPFAGEITAADLEGQDVVINLAGKNVGAGRWTERIKREILSSRILSTELIAKTIAKCQSKPRLLINASAIGFYGNRPGETLTEMSPPGRGFMAEACQKWEQASQAALAAGIRVVIPRIGVVLARTGGALDRMLPLFRSGLGGKLGSGKQIWSWIALPEIASAFDHIIATATLSGAVNLTTPNPVSNELFTELLAKAVRRPAFFAVPEFALKLAMGEMAQVVLDSANVMPQRLLDSGYKFKYPGLPEALFAVLSED, encoded by the coding sequence ATGCGTATTGCCATCACCGGCGCCAACGGCCTGATCGGCGCGCATCTGACGCAGCACTTTGCGCGCAGTGGTCACGAACTGACGCTGATTCTTCGCCAGTCAATCAGCACCATCCACCATCAATCCATCTGGAACCCCTTTGCCGGTGAAATCACTGCGGCTGATCTCGAGGGTCAAGACGTCGTCATCAACCTCGCCGGTAAGAATGTCGGTGCCGGACGTTGGACCGAACGCATCAAGCGCGAAATCCTCTCCAGCCGCATTTTAAGCACCGAGCTGATCGCCAAGACGATCGCAAAATGCCAATCGAAGCCGCGCCTGCTGATTAACGCCTCGGCGATCGGCTTCTACGGCAATCGTCCGGGTGAAACGCTGACTGAAATGAGCCCTCCCGGCCGCGGATTCATGGCGGAAGCCTGTCAGAAATGGGAGCAGGCGTCCCAAGCTGCTCTTGCTGCGGGAATTCGCGTCGTCATTCCCCGCATCGGCGTCGTACTTGCACGCACGGGCGGTGCACTGGACCGAATGTTGCCGCTGTTTCGCTCCGGGCTGGGCGGGAAGCTTGGGTCAGGAAAGCAAATCTGGAGTTGGATAGCGCTACCGGAGATTGCCTCCGCCTTTGATCATATTATCGCCACGGCAACGCTGAGCGGCGCGGTCAATTTGACAACGCCGAATCCGGTCAGTAATGAACTTTTCACCGAGCTGCTGGCCAAGGCTGTGCGTCGTCCCGCGTTCTTTGCGGTGCCGGAGTTCGCACTCAAGCTGGCGATGGGCGAGATGGCACAAGTCGTTCTTGACAGCGCCAATGTGATGCCACAGCGCCTCCTCGACTCAGGCTACAAGTTCAAGTATCCCGGACTGCCTGAAGCTTTGTTCGCAGTTCTTTCCGAAGATTGA